One Babesia bigemina genome assembly Bbig001, chromosome : V genomic window, TGTGCAATAAAAGAACCGCTCCCCAGCGATTTCGCCCTTACGCCTAAGGACAGAGTAAGCGTGTGTTTTCCTTCGACACAACGTTGTGCCACAGACAATCATTGCTAACGACCCATGTGCTCCAAGACCATACCTTTGGAATGTAAGGTGGCCTGAAACGGAACGCAAGGTGGGTTATTACGTAGACACCTTACCGAGCGCAGATTGAATTGAGGGCTATAAAGTACCACGTTGGCCAAATATGGTCACCTGATGGGCATGTGGAAACGGTAACGGCGTTAAAGGTCCTTCCATGCACAATATGTGAATTTATGGATTTCGGGTACGCCCTCGTGACATATGGTACGTCGTCGTTTAGAAGATAGTGCTGATGCTCCTCCCGACTCCGGATAAATTACTTGATACTTTAACGCTCTGTAGTTGTTCTGTCTGTAGTTTCGCAGATGTATGATCTAGCAGACTGTAAACTCAGCAATGCGTAACTAACGCATTTTGATCCAACATTTCTTTTCAGGGAGGCCCGCGTGGGAGAAACGCTGGAAGCGTCGCAGCGAACTAGGGAAACTCATTAAAAACTGTGAGAACTTCTCTAACATGAAACCTGTGAAGCTCCAGCCGCCGCAAGATTTTGTTCTTGGTCAGATATTGGACATTTCGATGCTCGTAGGGTGCACGCATGTAAAGGTTACAGGAACCACTAAGGGTAAAGGTTTTGCCGGTGTAATAAAACGGCATGGGTTTGCCAGGTATGTGTATCTCTAGCGACGGTGAATTTCACATTGCTTACTATTGTGAAAATGCTTCGGTGTAATTTGCACGTGTACAATGTACACCCATATACACCGTCGAAGCATGACAACAGATGGATGTGTTACATCTGTATTCCTTCCATTATGTTTCCTCACTCATCAAACTGTAGAGGGCCCATGAGCCACGGATCCAAGCATCACAGGGGCCCTGGCTCTATTGGAGCATCAACCACTCCAGGCTGTGTTAAACCGGGGAAACGAATGGCTGGTCGCCTTGGTGGTACCACTTGCAGCTTCCGGAAATTAAAGGTCCTCGGTATTAATCCGGAAACATCGCTTATGTACGTAAAAGGCCTCGTCGCCGGCTCGAAAGGCAGCTACGTGTCCATCACGTCAGACATGCAGCCACCAACCCCCGAAAACATTCTCAAATAGGGATAATTAATTATTACTATAGATTCAGCAGTCGCCAGAGGTTGTTAAATCGGTCAAATCTGAAATTAGTGCGGCGAAAAGGGTAGTAAGTTAAGCAACGTAGGAAGAGAGCTACAGATCCCAAGGTAGTAGTTGTATGAATTTTTTGATCCTGAACTCCGAAATGAACTGGCGTCACATATCCGAAAATGAAGCCGCTAAGGTAACACCTTTTTAAGAGCAGGTGTAATGGTCACCTGCTTCAACTGCAGAAGCCTTTTCTTCAACTTCAGTCCCTTGAGGAAATTCTTGGGATCCTTGAATTTTATCTCGATCATAGAGctcgacatggtcacaagatGCGAAAATAAATTCAGTGATAATGATTGCAACCCCATAGCGCAACTTCCGCAAAAGGAAATTCACGTAGCGCTCACACTAAACGACACATTGGCGAGAACCGATGCTTACAATTTTTAGTTTGTAACACTGCACCCATGGTTTAGTTATAAAGCTAATGCAGGGTTGTGTATTGTTATAAGCGCAATTCCGAAGCACGTGCACACCCCCGATGCAACGCTTAGTTTGCTGTTCCACTGGAGTCGATGGACGAAGAATTTTCTGTCTTCTCATTTTCACTTTTGAGCTCACCGATAAGTAATGACTTTAGTAAGAATTCTCCATTTACCCAAGGATGAACTCTCAAAAATTCTTCTGTTAGATCCTTACCGGCGTATTCCAACAGATGTTGGCGGCCTGCGCAGCAATGTAAGCACATATATCTCGCTGAATTTACCTCCAGGGTGTATGTCCAAGTAACGAGTAATATCATAAACATTGCCCTTATAAATACTCCAGCAATCGTGCTCTGATTTGTGTCGCGCCACCTGTCAACTGCGTTTAGGATTTTGAACTATTTTTTGTACATGCAAAACCAGCCAGTTTTGTCGTAAATGCAGTACAGCTTAATTGCGCAAAAGGATAAAGTGCATTTTTTGGCCTTACCTCAGAGATATCGAGAGGGGACTCTGCCTTCTGTACGATGGCATCTTTATTTGATGCCATCATTTCAGCAAACCGGAATTGTGCAGAACCTATGCAAACAATTACACAACATTCATATTACAGAACTCTAGACAAAACACATGAGCATCGCGCAGACATTCCATCTGCTTCGGAGCCAATGGTATATGTTTGTTACATACCTTACAATGTTTAAATCAGTATGCTAAATCGTTGTTCACACCACGGTTATAATGGAATGAGAATCTAACATACCTAAAGGCGGGGTTCTACCTAAGCTCCCCGAGGTAGAAACTTGTTTGGATGGAGCTCCCATGCTCCACGCATCTACACTATTCGATATAGGCTTATATGACGACGAAGATGTCAAAGAAAAACAACGATATGGCGTGACTTGGTGTGTTCGTGACCGCGCAATATTAGTTCAAACTCTCCGGGTGATCGCCAGATTTTTTAGCAAAGCTGCTATACCAATGAAATAAGTGGAAGACGCAAAAACAAGTCAAATGATATTTTCAAATTCCTTCCATATTAAAATGTGTGTCTGGAAATACGGCAACGTTTGTCTTCTTGTTAAGTTGGGTGTGTGTATGCCTTAGTTTTGCTAACCAGTTGCTAGATTCCGATCGCTGTGTATGAAGGTGCACTCAAATATAGATGGAGTTGTTACACTGCTGCTATTGTAATGGTTTATGAAATCCGAATGTAAGCGAAATGTTTTACTTGCGTCGTTAGGTGTAGTTGTGGGGAAGTAACACTTAATTTCTTCGCTTGTTTGGAAAGGCAAAACCTATGGCACCCCCAAAATTTTAGCGTAGATATAGTTTAAATCGCGCACTGAGAGCGTGACCGGGTAGTGAAACACATCCGGTTGATTGCGCCTCTCCACTGCGGATGTCACCAGTGCTGGTAACATGGTTGGACTACACAAAGTTGCAGTCGCTGCCATCGTACTGGTAGAGACAATTGTCTTTTGTTATGCTCCCAAGATCACTGAAAGGTTCTCCATCTACAGGAACAATTGGATAAATGAAAAAACCTTGAACAATGCGACAAGCGGTTAGTGCTAACCACTTTATTTTTTATTTACTGTAGGTGCATTGTTGTCTCTCGCATTTACCCACCTTCTCCCTGAAGGTTTCGGTCACGCGGGATGTGACCTCGTGGTAAAACATGTGGATTTTAGGGGGTTTATCATGGGCATGCCCATCCTTTTGCTGGTAACCATTGATTTCTTCGCTGGTAGGAAGGTTGCGTATTGACATATAATATTGCAGGTCACCATTGTGGAACACATTCCGTTGTGCAATCAGGTGTTAAATCTCTCAACAATAGGTAATGCCCGAATGTTCGTTATCTCAATACCTACAGTTCTATCCCAAATCTAGATGTCGATGTTGAACTCATGCATCTATCACACACACACAAGGCGCTATCACACGTCAGCACCGACCATGACTACAAAAACGAAGGTCACTGGGGTCATGTAGAATCAATCTCCTTGAGATTGAAGCAATTGTTTACCTCCAGAGCGTTATACCTGCTGCTCACATTTTATGCCCACTCCGTACTGGAAGGTATGACTTTATAACCGAGAGCTGACTATTTTGCAGGAGCCCTTTTAGGTGCGCAAAAGACGGCCGGATCACTATGGGGAATGGCATTCGGCATATGTGCTCACAAGTGGGCTGAATGTTTGGTGTTGAACACCACGGCCACCAACCTAATCACGTGGGGGGCTCTCAGGCACGCTTGCTCAATCGCATTCGCTCTATGTATACCCCTAGGGATACTAATAGGATCTCAAATAGAAGGGAAATCGGAGACAACGCAAGTAGTGTTTCAACTGCTGGCGATAGGATTCTTCCTCTACCTATCGTTTGAACTGCTTACGCACCAGGTATCAGAAGACGAAAGTCATATGAGGTGGCCGCTTTGGACAAGCTACTTTTTAGGGGCCGTGGTAATGGCTGCTATTTTGGTGGTAGTAGAAATGGTGGAACATGGCGAAGGAAACGGTCACGGGGATCAAGAGTCCCATGGATGTCCAGCAAATGgaaaaaaataaacacAATTGTGGATAATAGCTACTAGTGTTGTCACTTATTCAATGCTATTACATAATTGTAGGTGTGCGCCAAATGTTACACACCTGGTACCTGCGTGGGCACACCCTAGGTGTGTGGTTCGTTGTGCACACTTACCGCGTTAATTCATGATTTTTTTGTTGACCAATATTATTGAATAGCCGGTGTTCGTGTGTTATAAGTCATCATAAAGCTGCGGACCATGAAACTGTCATCTGGCTTGAATAGTGCGCTCACTATTATCGCACTGTTCTCCGCGATATGGTCACCCTTCAACGTTGTAAGGTGCCAATTAAGGTTCGCATCTCTCGGCAACTGGGGAACTGGCTCAAAAGTTCAGAAGAAAGTAGCTGATACCCTCAAGTCGGCAATTGCCAAGGAACGCGTTACCTTCATTGTATCCCCGGGGTCTAACTTCGAGTATGGAGTAACGGGAGCTAAAGATGAGAAATGGCAGAAACATTTTCAATCAATCTACAGCAGTGATGATGGATCCATGGAAATTCCCATGTTTACTGTTCTGGGAGCTGGTGATTGGCAAGGAGACTTCAATTCGCAGATTAATCGCAATCAACAAGCGTATCTCACAACTCAGATAAGTGAAAATGTGGAAACCAAGGGATTACCTCGTTGGACTATGCCCAACTGGTGGTACCACTACTACACGCACTTTGCTACAACTGCCTGTAAGTTTGCTTATATTTTGTATGGGTGCTTTTAAGTTGTGGAGATTGATCTTTATATGAATTCGTCGAGTTATGGTTGCACTACTTTTACTTGCATGAAATCATATTGTGATGTGGTCATGTATCCTTACAACCTTTCAATTTAAATGAACAATGTACAGCTATGTCGCTGCTTAAAAGTGGACACAAGGATATGAGCGTGGGGTTCATCTTCATAGACACCTGGATCCTGAGCCAGGCATTCCCCTACAAAGACGTCAGCAATGCTGCTTGGGCTGATCTCAAAAAGGTTCTGGAAATCGCCCCAAAGATTCTCGATTACATTGTAGTAGTGGGTGACAAACCCATACAATCGAGTGGGCCATCTAAGGGTGATTCCCAGCTTGCATATTATCTTCTTCCTCTTTTGCGTGATGCGCAAGTTGATGCTTACATCTCAGGTTATGATCACGACATGGAAATTATAGACAACAACGGGCTTGCCATGATCATAGCTGGCAACGGTGGAAGGGGCGGCAGGAGACCGGTAATGAAGGCGTCAAACTCCTTGTTCTTCAGCGAAAAACCTGGATTCTGTATTCATGAGCTAGGCGCAGATGGCATGGAAACGAAATTTATCAATGGGGAAACGGGTGATGTGTTGTATACCCATAAGCAAGCGATTAAAAGCAGGCCTCAGCGGCAATACGGTTCAGAGATTCAGAATGTCTCAGCGTTCCCTGCTGTGTCACTGTATCCCATAGGCGAAATGG contains:
- a CDS encoding ribosomal protein L3 domain containing protein, putative encodes the protein MQQHVHIVLVILAVTFLPFNAVLSAYIRREVEPCPKGFGDRCAGRGKLLVSFLASDKIPFGAENELFRRCAIKEPLPSDFALTPKDRTIIANDPCAPRPYLWNVRWPETERKIELRAIKYHVGQIWSPDGHVETVTALKVLPCTICEFMDFGYALVTYGRPAWEKRWKRRSELGKLIKNCENFSNMKPVKLQPPQDFVLGQILDISMLVGCTHVKVTGTTKGKGFAGVIKRHGFARGPMSHGSKHHRGPGSIGASTTPGCVKPGKRMAGRLGGTTCSFRKLKVLGINPETSLMYVKGLVAGSKGSYVSITSDMQPPTPENILK
- a CDS encoding cytochrome b5-like Heme/Steroid binding domain containing protein, putative — encoded protein: MMASNKDAIVQKAESPLDISEVARHKSEHDCWSIYKGNVYDITRYLDIHPGGRQHLLEYAGKDLTEEFLRVHPWVNGEFLLKSLLIGELKSENEKTENSSSIDSSGTAN
- a CDS encoding membrane protein, putative: MVGLHKVAVAAIVLVETIVFCYAPKITERFSIYRNNWINEKTLNNATSGALLSLAFTHLLPEGFGHAGCDLVVKHVDFRGFIMGMPILLLVTIDFFAGHHCGTHSVVQSGVKSLNNSSIPNLDVDVELMHLSHTHKALSHVSTDHDYKNEGHWGHVESISLRLKQLFTSRALYLLLTFYAHSVLEGALLGAQKTAGSLWGMAFGICAHKWAECLVLNTTATNLITWGALRHACSIAFALCIPLGILIGSQIEGKSETTQVVFQLLAIGFFLYLSFELLTHQVSEDESHMRWPLWTSYFLGAVVMAAILVVVEMVEHGEGNGHGDQESHGCPANGKK
- a CDS encoding acid phosphatase, putative, with protein sequence MKLSSGLNSALTIIALFSAIWSPFNVVRCQLRFASLGNWGTGSKVQKKVADTLKSAIAKERVTFIVSPGSNFEYGVTGAKDEKWQKHFQSIYSSDDGSMEIPMFTVLGAGDWQGDFNSQINRNQQAYLTTQISENVETKGLPRWTMPNWWYHYYTHFATTASMSLLKSGHKDMSVGFIFIDTWILSQAFPYKDVSNAAWADLKKVLEIAPKILDYIVVVGDKPIQSSGPSKGDSQLAYYLLPLLRDAQVDAYISGYDHDMEIIDNNGLAMIIAGNGGRGGRRPVMKASNSLFFSEKPGFCIHELGADGMETKFINGETGDVLYTHKQAIKSRPQRQYGSEIQNVSAFPAVSLYPIGEMASPTQMDAFVKIVGTIGLIIAGIHILLLSGTTLGKATAI